The following are encoded in a window of Passer domesticus isolate bPasDom1 chromosome 30, bPasDom1.hap1, whole genome shotgun sequence genomic DNA:
- the LOC135287531 gene encoding serine/threonine-protein kinase pim-1-like: MPGAGAASPAFGSAWPEPGPSPDAGSSPGPGPGPGPGSSRGPRRTQAAQPLPPPPLRLARPELRRSAAQPPGRVGMAGPGRLGSLLGRGGFGSVCSATRLSDGAPVAIKRVPRDRIRHWSELPDGTSAPLEIVLLAKVSCGCAGVIQLLEWLELPDSFLLVMERPERCQELSDFLVERRFLPEEEARGLFRQVLEAVQHCTSCGVLHRDIKPENILLDLASGQLKLIDFGCGAFLQDTAYTQFAGTLAYSPPEWTQHQSYHGEAATIWSLGLLLYQLVVGKHPFRRGQEIIWGRILFPARLSQECQDVIKRCLSMQPSDRPSLEELFCHPWVQGAPRP, translated from the exons GCCCCGACGCAGGGTCcagtcccggccccggccccggccccggtcccggctcctcccggggcccgcggaggacacaggcggcgcagccgctcccgccgcctccgctgcggcttgcccggcccgagctccgccgctcggcagcgcagcCGCCGGGGCGggtggggatggccgggccggggcgg ctgggttccctgctggggcgcggcggattcggcagcgtctgctcggcgacgcggctctcggacggcgccccg gtggccatcaaacgCGTGCCGCGGGATCGCATCCGgcactggagcgagctg cccgacggcaccagcgcgcccctggagatcgtgctgctggccaaggtgtcctgtggctgtgctggtgtcattcagctgctggagtggcttgagctccccgacAGCTTCTTGCTGGTGATGGAGCGTCCAGAGCGGTGCCAGGAGCTCTCGGATTTCCTGGTGGAGCGGAGGTTCCTGCCAGAGGAGGAGGCGCGGgggctgttccgccaggtgctggaggccgtgcagcactgcaccagctgcggggtcctgcacagggacatcaagCCTGAGAACATCCTGCTCGACCTGGCCAGCGGGCAGCTGAaactgattgactttggctgtggcgccttcctccaagacacagcctacacccagtttgcag GAACCCTGGCCTACAGCCCTCCAGAGTGGACCCAGCACCAAAGCTACCATGGTGAGGCAGCGACAATCTGGTCCCTGGGCCTCCTGCTGTACCAGCTGGTCGTGGGGAAGCACCCGTTCAGGAGGGGCCAGGAGATCATCTGGGGGCGCATCTTGTTCCCAGCACGGCTCTCTCAag agtgccaagatGTCATTAAGCGGTGTTTGTCCATGCAGCCCTCGGACAGGCCATCATTAGAAGAGCTTTTCTGCCATCCTTGGGTGCAGGGTGCTCCTCGGCCCTAG